AAGATCTTTAAGTGATTATTTAATTGAGTTACAGTTACAGTAAcacttttaaataatattatttattttcctaattaattaaaggAGGGAAATATAAAGGGACAAAATTCaatgttaattaaatttcatgaacTGACGTCGCCATGTTTCATTGagtgaataataaattaaaaacaaaaacaggggaaaacaaaaatgaagctAGCTAGTAGGGGTGCATGTTTggatttgatcactttttagttttattattatttttattttttagaaaatactaaataaaaaataagatatatatatatatatatatatgataaaaaataatttaaaatatcaaatatttcatttatatgtcaCTATATAACTAATAATAGTATATTTAGTATTTACCCATCTTAACTCAAATaggatgtaaaaaaaattctttaactaaatgtaattttcataaataaatataagttatataataattttataaatatataggtaataaaaataaaaatactagtgatattataaatttatgaatagaAGTATATATACGTCTACAAGTTAGGTTTACATTGAATTAGAtcagtttttaaattgaaattcaaaatttaatcttatctaataaaaaattttgattttttaatttttttaatcctttaagtTTTCCATTTATTCGTTTATGggttatttgaatatattttttcgaTTCACATTAGGTTATATGAGTTTAGAAACACCCTTATTAGCCTGGAAAAGGACAGAAATCAGGCCAAGTGTTTCTCGGAAGTTGGAATCGTTTTAGACTTTTAgtcataatattttaaacattttcctTTATCTCAACttccaaaacaaacaaaatatcgtTTCTTAATTCCCCGTATATATACACTCATCTTCCATCTTCTATTCCCCAAGTAGAGAGCCTTTTCTCTTCAACCCCACAAGACCACAACCCATTTTTTCTCCCTTAACCTCAATTTTCTCATCCTATAacaaacttttttatttcacgttgtttttaatttataatttctcgTGATGGGCaattacatttcttgcactttggCTCCTCCTTTGATGAAGAACACAAGGGCAAAGCGCGTGATCTTCCCTACGGGCGAAGTGAAGCAATACAAGGAGCAAGTGATCAATGCCGCGGAACTCATGCTGGAGTGCCCTACTCACTTCTTAACCAATTCCAAGTCTCTACACATCGGACGCCGGTTTTCGCCTCTTGGCGCTGACGAGGAGTTGGAGTGTGGCAACGTCTACATCTTCTTCCCCATGAGAAGACTCAATTCCATGGTCACCGCCGCTGACGTGGCGGTGCTCTTCATGGCCGCCAACATGGCCACAAAGCGAATATCTAGTCGAGAAGATTTAATATCACGTGATCACTCAATTGATGTTATTGGAATAAATGATGAAGTCCCAAGGTTGAGCTTGGAAGGGCTTGAGGTTGAGTCAGGGTTTCGGAATAGGTTAAGTTATTGTAGGTCAAGGAAGCCTGTGTTGGAAACCATCAACGAGGAACCCATTTGGTTAAAGtgaagaaaagtgaaaggaaataGATAGAGGAGTCCAAAACATCAATGTAGGTACGTTAGTAGTAGATCTTTGTTGATGATCATATATACAATTGAATTGTTatgtgatatttaattgaaagaCTTTAGAAATAGAGAGCTATTGTAGattaatgtatttatatatatacaacacTTTTGATCCTTTATAGAAAAGTTTGATCTAGGAGGTGCACGGTGGATTTGTACAAAATTCAtcagaaagaataaaaattatatgggTGTATATTGACTtaatttcttctctcttttttttccttggaGTGGGATGATCTAgatcttttattgttttttctctttttcttgtacATGCAGTGAAACAGACATACGTCATATATAGATTTTAGGCTACCTGATCGCTTTTATATAGAGAGATATATCAcacaatgttttgaaaaacggTTCATGACTGTTACGTTGGTTGTATTTATCTGTAATTTTCAACAGTATTATTAAATACACTGAAAtcgtaattgaaaattttgaaatcacACTATTTTTTCATTTGAGTCAATCATGTTCAATTAGGtggaattattatattattgatagTTCCTTATGgcactaattattaattaagaaattaagtgaggaaatattttactaaaattataagaacgcatttaaatttttttgcatcttaataaaaatatttatctttttattttcttaactaataTTCTTGAGCCACTCGTTATCATTATTTGTCTTACTATTAAAACTCCACTCTAAATATTTAACACTCAATATTTGAGCTTTAAACTAGTGGTTAAGATGGAATAGCCACGCCTCAATTGCAACCGCGCGAATATATTAATGTTTGGTTTgacatttgttattaattttcaaCGACAATATTAATGTTGTGTAAATTGTTCAaccatttcttttttatcaacttGTTCAACCATTTTTGTGGTTCGAATTAATGGTCTAGAAAAGTACCCCGGCGTAGGTGGGAGACGAACCAATTCGGAAGTTGCAACACAGAATAGGATGTTAATTAAGCTTGCAAGATACAGTCACCGCGTGGACCATAGAGCGAAATGAGAAGAGGGCCTTTACTAGTTTAGAATAATATTCTTCTTCTAGCTAACACTCTGCGTTTTAAATTAGAAgactttgttttcatttttgcaCGTTCggtctttaattattttacacacGTTTCAACCAATAAACAGTATTCCTTAcatctcaaatttaaaattggaaGAATAAGGATAGCTTTTGCATCAAAACTTTATATTTAAACTTGTATTAGATTGCAGGATCACAGACAATACTTCGACTTTTTTTTCCTGTCAAAATGAGCAATTTTGCAAAATTATTCATCAATGCATGTctcttagaaaaatatttacttgCAGGGGTGATTTTTGCCATCTAGTTTAGACATCTTAAGACATATATTTAGCGTCGATCAAGTCgattctaaaaagaaaaagttgatgCTAAATACCTATTTAATTATTAGCTAGATCTCATATAATCATTTTCACTCAAAATACTAATATTTGGTTTGATTGTTCTTACTTTTTACTATTTGGgtttcactatttttatttttttatactaaattttaaaataaaaaatagtgattttttatatttattagagaaagcaagaaaaaatattttcatgtttagtgtACCAAGGCGACGCAATACACacaaacactactagaaaataaacttttaacatcgattttttttgctttcaacatcgatttttatctCATGCTGAAACCATTAGTTTTTATCTGATATTGAAACcaccgatgttaacgaactcAATGTTGACATATACTACACAATATTggacttttagaaaaattgatgttgtgtcggatttaaaaaaaaaatagatgttgtTTTATGCCTGACAATATCGGTTTAcctaaaaattaatgttgtgtTACACACgacaacattggttttctgaaaaaatcgatgttgttaggTGTACCACCACTAAGGTAATATTAAAATACCAATGTTGATTTATGTACCACaacaaaccgatgttgtttttttgcaatttttttaaatatcatgtttgttttttaatattaccTAAACCTGCAACTTAAAAACCAGACCAATCCAAGCAGTTTCACAATacaaacttttatattattaatgaataattactatcaattataagaaatagttaaagaaaacaataatatcTTTTGTGtcatctccattagcaaacaaacacttaaaccttggaatgatcgaAAGATACCATAACACCTTCGATGGGGGGGCCTTTCTTTGTGCTTTTGTCACTACTACACTTGTCATTATCCTTCACTTTATATCGTGATACCCCACACTTGAGGCATTTATccatttcttcaaactcatttATGTatagtatgcaatcattagggcatgcatgaattttttatactccatacccatcgaaCACGG
This region of Glycine max cultivar Williams 82 chromosome 7, Glycine_max_v4.0, whole genome shotgun sequence genomic DNA includes:
- the LOC100790460 gene encoding uncharacterized protein, which codes for MGNYISCTLAPPLMKNTRAKRVIFPTGEVKQYKEQVINAAELMLECPTHFLTNSKSLHIGRRFSPLGADEELECGNVYIFFPMRRLNSMVTAADVAVLFMAANMATKRISSREDLISRDHSIDVIGINDEVPRLSLEGLEVESGFRNRLSYCRSRKPVLETINEEPIWLK